The window TTACTAGCGATTCCAACTTCATGCCCTCGAGTTGCAGAGGACAATCCGAACTGAGATGGTTTTTGGGGATTAACCCATTGTCACCACCATTGTAGCACGTGTGTAGCCCATCCTGTAAGGGCCATGAGGACTTGACGTCATCCCCACCTTCCTCCGGCTTATCACCGGCGGTTCCGCTAGAGTGCCCAACTAAATGCTGGCAACTAACGGCGAGGGTTGCGCTCGTTGCGGGACTTAACCCAACATCTCACGACACGAGCTGACGACAGCCATGCAGCACCTGTCACTCAACCAGCCGAACTGAAGGAAACTCTCTCGAGTATCCGCGTTGAGGATGTCAAAGGATGGTAAGGTTCTGCGCGTTGCTTCGAATTAAACCACATGCTCCACCGCTTGTGCGGGCCCCCGTCAATTCCTTTGAGTTTTAATCTTGCGACCGTACTCCCCAGGCGGAATGCTTAATGCGTTAACTGCGACACCGAATTGCATGCAACCCGACGTCTGGCATTCATCGTTTACGGCGTGGACTACCAGGGTATCTAATCCTGTTTGCTCCCCACGCTTTCGCACCTCAGCGTCAGTATCGAGCCAGTGAGCCGCCTTCGCCACTGGTGTTCCTCCGAATATCTACGAATTTCACCTCTACACTCGGAATTCCACTCACCTCTCTCGACCTCAAGATCCCCAGTATCAAAGGCAGTTCCGGGGTTGAGCCCCGGGATTTCACCTCTGACTTAAAGATCCGCCTACGTGCGCTTTACGCCCAGTAATTCCGAACAACGCTAACCCCCTCCGTATTACCGCGGCTGCTGGCACGGAGTTAGCCGGGGTTTCTTTACCTGCTACCGTCATTATCTTCACAGGCGAAAGTGCTTTACGACCCTAGGGCCTTCATCACACACGCGGCATGGCTAGATCAGGGTTTCCCCCATTGTCTAAGATTCCCCACTGCTGCCTCCCGTAGGAGTCTGGGCCGTGTCTCAGTCCCAGTGTTGCTGATCATCCTCTCAAACCAGCTATAGATCGTCGGCTTGGTAGGCCATTACCCCACCAACTACCTAATCTAACGCGGGCCGATCCTTCTCCGATAAATCTTTCCCCCTAAGGGCGTATACGGTATTAATCATCGTTTCCAATGGCTATTCCGTAGAAAAGGGCACGTTCCCACGCGTTACTAACCCGTCCGCCGCTCCCTCCGAAGAGAGCGCTCGACTTGCATGTGTTAAGCCTGCCGCCAGCGTTCGTTCTGAGCCAGGATCAAACTCTCAAGTTGAAACGAACCGAAGTCCGTCCTTGACGTTAGAACCTTAGCACATACCCACGCAGCCTTACTGAAACTGCGCGAGCCTATCATTGTCTCATGTGCTTTCGTACTTCCTAAGAACCACAAAAACCCAACAAGACAGTGAAGCTGACACCATATCATCAGAAACCCGAAAGCTCCCTAATGGCGCGATATGCCAAAGTGTTCACGTCGCATTGCGACACAACGAACACCCCGCATATCTCTTCGTCTTACCTAAATTTCAAAGAACTCAGAGACAAAAACAAACCGAAGCGCCAATCTCTACCAGCGCAAACGACCGCTCTTTCCTCTGATCACCTACCGGACAATCTGTTGTCGCCCCGTCGGTGAAGGGGTGTCTACAGAGACTCATTTGGAGTCGCAAGAGGGAAAATGACATTTTCAAAACAAAATTGGCAGCCTAGCGCAGGACGCAATTTTCACCACAAAATATGGGGGATCACGCAGTCAGGAAGCCCGCGCCACCCGCTGCGGATTGCGAATGTTGCGCAGGCCGCGCGATGCCAGCAGTATGGCAATTCCGACCCCGTAAACCATCGGCTCGAGCGGCCAGGCCTTCACCAGCCAGATATAGTGCAGGGCGGCCAGAACCGCCGCCGGATAGACGAGTCGGTGCAGTTTCGCCCAGGCCGCGCCGCCGAGCCTGCGCACCGACCACCCGTTAGATGTCACCGCCAGCGGCACCAGCAGCAAGAACGCCGATGTGCCCGCAATGATGTAGGGCCGCTTGGTCAGATCCTTGGCCAGCGCTCCCCAGTCCAGTTGCAGGTCAAGAAAGAGATAGACGGCGAAATGCAGCGCCACATAGGCGAAGCACGCCAGTCCCAGCATCCGGCGAAAGCGCATCAGGTTGATCCGGGTGATCCGCAACAGCGGCGTGACGCAAAGCGATGCCACCAGGAACTGCAAACCGAGCTTGCCCAGTCCGTGCTCCAATGTCTTGACGGGATCCGGCCCCAGACCGTTCGTCGCCGCCAGCCAGACATACCAGCCGAATGGCACTGCGGCGAGGATGTAGAAAGGCCAGACAGGCGGCTTGCGCAGCCAGCCATTCAACGAGCGCACCGCTTCCATCAGAAGTTCTTGTGCAGGTCCATGCCGGCATAGAGGCTGCCGACCTCATCGGCGTATCCGTTGAACAACAGGGTATCCTGCTTGCCCGCGAACAGCCCGCTGCCGACCACGCGTTCCTTCGCCTGGCTCCAGCGCGGGTGGTCCACTTCCGGGTTCACGTTGGAATAGAAGCCGTACTCGCTTGCCGCCGTCATGTTCCATGTCGTCGGCGGCTGGCGATCCGTCAGCGTGATCCGAACGATCGATTTGATCGACTTGAAGCCGTATTTCCACGGCACCACCAGCCGAAGTGGTGCGCCGTTCTGGTTCGGCAGTTCCTCGCCATACAGGCCGTTGGCGAGAATCGTCAGCGGGTTCATGGCCTCGTCGAGGCGCAGGCCCTCGCGATAGGGCCACTCAAGCGACTGGAAGCCGCGCTGCCCGCGCATCTCTTCCGGCCGTACCAGGGTTTCGAATGCCACGTATTTCGCGCTACTCTGAGGCTCCGCCCGCGCTATCACGTCAGCCAGCGGAATGCCGATCCACGGCACCACCATCGCCCAGGCCTCGACACAACGGAACCGGTAGACCCGCTCCTCCAGCACCGACGGCTTCAACAGGTCTTCCAGAGCATAGTCACCCGGTCGCCCGACCATGCCGTCTATCTTCACGCTCCACGGGTCGGTCGTCAGCTCCCCGGCATAGCGCTTGGGGTCTTCCTTGCGCAGGCCGAATTCGTAGAAATTGTTGTAACTGGTAATTTCCTCAAAGGCCGTCAATGGCGCCGGTGGCTCTCCCTCGGCTTTCACGTAATCCAGCGCCACCGCCTGGCGCGGCACCGCCGCCCCGGCAATCGCGCCAGCGGTGCCCGCCAACAGGGCGCGGCGGTTCAGGAAAGCGGCTTTCGGCGTGATCTCGGAAGATCGGATTTTCGGCGCGGTGTTGATCAGCAACAGGTCATTCCCTCGTCATTTACACTTATGGGCGCACATCCGCGCCATTGCCGTTCTTTTCGCACGGAATCCCGTAACGGCGGATTCACGTTTCCTCGTGAAATGTGACAGCACCCGGGCTACGGCCGGCAGCGCAGGGCACCTGCCGGTAAACAAATGGTGAGTGGAAATCCCGCAAGTGCCGGGCTTAGCGCTGCACGGCACGTTTCAAGGCCGCGCGCGGGATTTTTGCCATGATCCGCTTTCAAGGGAGCGCCGTATCTCCAGCCAGACAAGGATGTGCTCCGTGTCTGAAACCTTCAAAGGAGGAACACAATGCTTCGCCGTACTTTCATAGCAACAACCGTCGCCCTGGGCCTGTCCACACCCGCTTTCGCAGACGGGCACTCGATGGATATCGTCGACACGGCCGTCAATGCCGGCACCTTCTCCACCCTGGTGGCAGCCGTTGAAGCGGCCGGACTGGTGGAAACACTCAAGGGCGAAGGCCCGTTCACTGTCTTCGCGCCCACAGATGAAGCCTTCGCCGCCCTGCCCGAAGGCACGGTCGAAGGTCTGCTGCAGCCCGAGAACAAGGATCAGCTTGCCGCGATCCTCACTTACCACGTCATCCCCGGCAAGGTGATGTCCACAGACATCTCCGGCCCGATGTCCGTGGCCACGGTGCAGGGCTCCGAGGTGGACATCACCACCGAGGGTGGCGTGATGGTCGACGGGGCGACCGTGACCACCGCCGATATCGAGGCATCGAACGGCGTCATTCACGTGATCGACAGCGTGATCATGCCGCAGTAACCGCTGCCGGTGCGCCCGGGGCTACAGGCCCCGGGTGTTACTCACAGGATGAAATCGCTCGCGTCCAGCGCGCCAGCCGCACCGTTGACGATGATCGTGCCGCTGCCGCCCAACGCATCCAGATCGATGATCGCATTCCCCCAGCGCGAGGTCATGGCCGCATTGATGTCGCTGAAGAACACGCTGAAGGCCGTCATGTCGATCTTGTCCGTGCCGTTCTGGAAATCCCAGATCCGGTCTTCCCCCGCATTGCGATAGAACTGGAACACATCCGCACCGGAGCCTCCGGACAGCAGGTCGTCGCCCTGTCCGCCGTTCAGCGTATCGTCCCCTCCGAAACCCTTAAGGTCGTCATCGCCCAGACCGCCAAACATCAGGTCATGACCGCCGCCGCCGGACACCAGGTCGTCCCCCGCGTCGCCGCGCAACTCGTCATGGCCGGCACTGCCGCGCAACTCGTCATCGCCTCCGCCACCGCGCAACATGTCGTCCCCTGTTCCGCCGTCGAGATCATTGTCCTCGTCCCCGCCGCGCAGAATGTCATCACCGGCGCCGCCGTCGACCACGCCGATCACGCGCCCGTTGGTGCCGAAATAAACATCGTCGCCGCCATTCAACGTAACATCCCCGATCAGCGTACCCGTATTGACAAGGATCTCGACCGACCCGCCGCCTGAAAGCGCGTCACCGTCCGGGGCAGCCACCGAGACAAGGCCGCTGTTGACGACACGGAACACATCCACCGAATCGACCGACACAATGTCGATCCCGGTCGAATCCGCATGAATTTCGCCCGAATTCGTCAGCCTGCCATTCTGCTCTATGCTGTCGGTTGGAGCCGACATCCGCACGCCGATAGACGCGAGGATGTTGCCCGCGTTCAGGATGTTACCCGAGCCCGAGCCGGCGTCGATACCGATGGATCCAACGGAGATGTTTCCGGCATTGTGGATGATGTAGTCCCCGCCCGACACATCAAGGCCGTTCGACTCGGCAATCACTCCACCGAAGTTTCGGATCTCGCCGTTCGATCCGGAGAGCCCGATTCCCGTCGAGGCGGAGGAGACGGTCCCGTGATTGCGGACGGAATTGCCGGTGCCGGAGTAGAACACGCCGAAGCCGAAGCCGGTTATTGATCCGTAGTTGATAAGCGAGGAAAAACTGGCCCGCACGTCGACCCCTTCGCCAGAGAGCCCCACGATCGAACCATTGTTGACGAAGTCGTGGCCGCTATCACTCACAGTGTTGCCAAAGAACTGGATCCCGTCGCCGCCCGCTTGGACGGAGGCGCCGAACCCGATGGAGATATCGTTGTTATTGGCTCCCGTCGAGGCAACGATGCCGTCGTCTCCGGCGAACACATCGCCCTCAATGAAATACTCGAGGTTGTCGAAGTCCACGAAATCGAAAGCATCCGTATCCGCGGCGACATAGAAACCTTCCCGCGTGATGTAGGTGTCCCCGCTTGCGGAAACGTTGATCCCGATTGTCGTGTTCGTTGTCAGAATTACAGCCATGATTACACTCCTCAAGATCGACGCGCCTGGTCCTGGCGGCGCCGGTTTTCCGAGAGGCTGTATATCAAAAATCGGCTTAGAAAGGTAATTTAACCGGTTCTTGCGTGATCTTCGGCACACTCCGTGGCCCACCGGCAGGACACCGAGTGCAAACGGGCGCGGCGATGATGCGCCGCGCCCGTTTCGCTCAGTGCACCACGGCTGCCCGCGGGCCCTCGTCAGCCAGATGATCGCCAACGATCAGCCCGTCCGGGCCTGCCGTTACCGGGATCTGGCTGCCGTCCACAACCTCCCCGGACAGCAGCATTTCCGCCAGCGGGTTCTGCAGGCTCCGCTGGATCACGCGTTTCAGCGGACGCGCCCCGTAAACCGGATCATAGCCCTGGTTGGCCAGCCATGTCCTCGCGTCCTCGTCCAGCGTCAGCCGGATGTTGCGCGCCTCCAGCCGCTGATCGAGAATCCCCAGCTGGATATCGACGATCCCGTCCATGTTGGCGCGGGACAACCTGTCGAACAGCACGATTTCGTCCAGCCGGTTCAGAAACTCGGGGCGGAAATGCGCCCTCACCGCTTCCATCACCTGCTCCTTCGCTTCTGCACTATCCGTGCCTTCCGGCAGGATAGACAGTGCCTGGCTGCCGAGGTTCGACGTCAGGATGATCAGCGTGTTCTTGAAATCGACCACACGCCCCTGCCCGTCCGTCAGGCGGCCATCATCCAGCACCTGCAACAGCACATTGAACACATCTCCATGTGCCTTCTCGACCTCGTCGAACAGGATCACCTGGTAGGGCTTGCGCCGCACCGCTTCCGTCAGCACTCCGCCTTCATCGTAGCCCACGTAACCCGGAGGTGCGCCGATCAACCGGGCCACGGAATGCTTCTCCATGAACTCGGACATGTCCACGCGGGTCATTGCGCTGTCGTCGTCGAACAGGAACTCGGCCAGTGCCTTGGTCAGCTCGGTCTTGCCCACACCGGTCGGCCCAAGAAACAGGAAACTGCCCATTGGTCGGTTCGGGTCCGCAAGCCCGGCGCGCGAGCGGCGCACCGCATTGGAAACCGCGGCCACGGCCTTCGCCTGCCCGATCACCCGCTGGCCCAGATCCTCTTCCATCCGCAACAATTTCTCGCGCTCGCCTTCCAGCATCCGGTCCACCGGAATGCCGGTCCAGCGCTCCACGACGCTCGCCACGTGCTCGGGCAGCACCGCTTCCTCGACCATTACGTCGCTTTCCTCGGCGCGCTCGGCCTCGGCCAACCGCTTCTCCAGATCGGGAATGACACCGAACTGCAACTCACCCGCCTTGGCGAGGTTGCCAGCCCGCTTGGCCTGATCCAATTCCGCGCGCGCGTGGTCCAGCTGTTCCTTGATATCCCGCGCCCCGGCCAGCTTGTCGCGCTCGGCCTGCCACTGCGCCGTCATCTCGGAGGAACGCTCCTGCAACTCCACAAGCTCCGCCTCCAGCTTCTGCAACCGGTCCCGAGAAGCGTCATCCTTCTCGACCTTCAACGCCTCCGCCTCGATCTGCTTCTGCAGGATCTCGCGGTCCAGAGCGTCCAGTTCTTCCGGTTT of the Algicella marina genome contains:
- the msrQ gene encoding protein-methionine-sulfoxide reductase heme-binding subunit MsrQ, translating into MEAVRSLNGWLRKPPVWPFYILAAVPFGWYVWLAATNGLGPDPVKTLEHGLGKLGLQFLVASLCVTPLLRITRINLMRFRRMLGLACFAYVALHFAVYLFLDLQLDWGALAKDLTKRPYIIAGTSAFLLLVPLAVTSNGWSVRRLGGAAWAKLHRLVYPAAVLAALHYIWLVKAWPLEPMVYGVGIAILLASRGLRNIRNPQRVARAS
- the msrP gene encoding protein-methionine-sulfoxide reductase catalytic subunit MsrP yields the protein MLINTAPKIRSSEITPKAAFLNRRALLAGTAGAIAGAAVPRQAVALDYVKAEGEPPAPLTAFEEITSYNNFYEFGLRKEDPKRYAGELTTDPWSVKIDGMVGRPGDYALEDLLKPSVLEERVYRFRCVEAWAMVVPWIGIPLADVIARAEPQSSAKYVAFETLVRPEEMRGQRGFQSLEWPYREGLRLDEAMNPLTILANGLYGEELPNQNGAPLRLVVPWKYGFKSIKSIVRITLTDRQPPTTWNMTAASEYGFYSNVNPEVDHPRWSQAKERVVGSGLFAGKQDTLLFNGYADEVGSLYAGMDLHKNF
- a CDS encoding fasciclin domain-containing protein: MLRRTFIATTVALGLSTPAFADGHSMDIVDTAVNAGTFSTLVAAVEAAGLVETLKGEGPFTVFAPTDEAFAALPEGTVEGLLQPENKDQLAAILTYHVIPGKVMSTDISGPMSVATVQGSEVDITTEGGVMVDGATVTTADIEASNGVIHVIDSVIMPQ
- a CDS encoding calcium-binding protein, which gives rise to MAVILTTNTTIGINVSASGDTYITREGFYVAADTDAFDFVDFDNLEYFIEGDVFAGDDGIVASTGANNNDISIGFGASVQAGGDGIQFFGNTVSDSGHDFVNNGSIVGLSGEGVDVRASFSSLINYGSITGFGFGVFYSGTGNSVRNHGTVSSASTGIGLSGSNGEIRNFGGVIAESNGLDVSGGDYIIHNAGNISVGSIGIDAGSGSGNILNAGNILASIGVRMSAPTDSIEQNGRLTNSGEIHADSTGIDIVSVDSVDVFRVVNSGLVSVAAPDGDALSGGGSVEILVNTGTLIGDVTLNGGDDVYFGTNGRVIGVVDGGAGDDILRGGDEDNDLDGGTGDDMLRGGGGDDELRGSAGHDELRGDAGDDLVSGGGGHDLMFGGLGDDDLKGFGGDDTLNGGQGDDLLSGGSGADVFQFYRNAGEDRIWDFQNGTDKIDMTAFSVFFSDINAAMTSRWGNAIIDLDALGGSGTIIVNGAAGALDASDFIL
- the clpB gene encoding ATP-dependent chaperone ClpB; the protein is MNLEKFSERARGFIQAAQTIAMREDHQRILPTHLLKAMMDDEQGLAANLIAAAGGDAAAVRQDVDAAVAGLPKVTGGGDQIYIDTLTGKVLTEAEDLAKKAGDSFVTVERMLTALAVQPSDAAKILKTAGVSAKSLNEAINAVRKGRTADSASAEDTFEALKKYARDLTEAAREGKIDPIIGRDEEIRRTMQVLSRRTKNNPVLIGEPGVGKTAIAEGLALRIVNRDVPESLENKKLMALDMGALIAGAKYRGEFEERLKSVLNEVTAAAGEIILFIDEMHTLVGAGKSEGAMDASNLLKPALARGELHCVGATTLDEYRKHVEKDAALARRFQPVMVTEPNVSDTISILRGIKEKYEVHHGIRISDRALVAAATLSHRYITDRFLPDKAIDLMDEAASRLRMEVDSKPEELDALDREILQKQIEAEALKVEKDDASRDRLQKLEAELVELQERSSEMTAQWQAERDKLAGARDIKEQLDHARAELDQAKRAGNLAKAGELQFGVIPDLEKRLAEAERAEESDVMVEEAVLPEHVASVVERWTGIPVDRMLEGEREKLLRMEEDLGQRVIGQAKAVAAVSNAVRRSRAGLADPNRPMGSFLFLGPTGVGKTELTKALAEFLFDDDSAMTRVDMSEFMEKHSVARLIGAPPGYVGYDEGGVLTEAVRRKPYQVILFDEVEKAHGDVFNVLLQVLDDGRLTDGQGRVVDFKNTLIILTSNLGSQALSILPEGTDSAEAKEQVMEAVRAHFRPEFLNRLDEIVLFDRLSRANMDGIVDIQLGILDQRLEARNIRLTLDEDARTWLANQGYDPVYGARPLKRVIQRSLQNPLAEMLLSGEVVDGSQIPVTAGPDGLIVGDHLADEGPRAAVVH